One window of the Acaryochloris sp. CCMEE 5410 genome contains the following:
- a CDS encoding 2'-5' RNA ligase family protein: MQEVSLWLVPQPEDAAYLQGIIDQLAEKYQAPRFRPHVTLAGRLQVSVPYQASLSELAVATPILQLHNQGLDHSTALFRTVYIRTSLADSLVTLREQVYELWPENAVKPFMPHISLIYKEMASSERQLIIQSLRIKETFIFDTLAVVRPQQPGEWTAVETWRTLDQWNLNHQTAEVNPLS, translated from the coding sequence ATGCAAGAAGTTTCACTCTGGCTCGTTCCTCAACCCGAAGATGCCGCCTATCTGCAAGGCATAATCGATCAGCTGGCCGAAAAATATCAAGCCCCTCGATTTAGGCCCCATGTCACCCTTGCCGGACGCCTCCAAGTCTCCGTTCCATATCAAGCATCCCTATCGGAGCTGGCCGTGGCTACACCGATCTTGCAGCTGCATAATCAAGGCTTAGACCATAGCACAGCGTTATTTCGAACTGTTTATATTCGTACTTCTTTAGCCGATTCTCTGGTGACCTTACGGGAACAGGTTTACGAACTGTGGCCTGAGAATGCCGTCAAACCTTTTATGCCCCATATCAGTTTGATCTATAAAGAAATGGCCTCCTCCGAACGCCAGCTCATCATTCAATCACTGAGGATCAAGGAAACGTTTATTTTCGATACCCTAGCAGTAGTCCGTCCACAACAACCAGGAGAATGGACTGCTGTAGAAACCTGGCGGACCCTAGACCAATGGAATTTAAATCATCAAACTGCTGAAGTGAACCCCTTGTCCTAA